A window from Vigna angularis cultivar LongXiaoDou No.4 chromosome 7, ASM1680809v1, whole genome shotgun sequence encodes these proteins:
- the LOC108344597 gene encoding josephin-like protein: MMATDNSEVYHERQRLQFCLVHSLNSLFQQKDAFTRAKLNEISERLAIQDSNTETWTPFSFIFKPHHNVFTGNYDVNVLIAALEEKGKSVEWHDRRKGASCIDLDAPVLMGIVINVSASRFGGMWRSRHWIALRKINGVWFNLDSDLDAPQPFLDTHEVREFLDVTFAHGGEVLIVLNEKYIRLIMRYKLACLSRSAMDQFFHKITKSNVKKVKVLEKETPHSTIPTSLKILLPKSPLQSLSTLYNIIIALSPNAAIISQTGISNKMSHSGYINEKTGLSLRQNSSRKSTRNGQVKSCMFRIPWQSETSPVELVKDLAERITNALRLMSSRRSLHRGSSSLTRSKSAGSSVDFHRTAAVEDCIEFIHSSFSRSNSSTTAPRQDSVQAP, from the exons ATGATGGCAACCGACAATTCCGAAGTCTATCACGAAAGGCAAAGATTACAGTTCTGTCTCGTTCATTCTCTCAACTCGCTTTTTCAG CAAAAGGATGCTTTTACTAGAGcaaaattgaatgaaatttcTGAAAGACTCGCAATTCAAGACTCCAACACAGAAACGTGGACCCCATTCTCTTTTATATTCAAGCCCCATCACAATGTTTTCACTGGAAACTATGACGTAAATGTTCTAATTGCGGCTTTGGAAGAGAAAGGAAAGAGTGTGGAGTGGCATGATCGTAGAAAGGGGGCATCTTGCATTGATCTTGATGCACCAGTTTTGATGGGGATTGTGATCAATGTGTCAGCGTCGAGGTTTGGTGGGATGTGGAGAAGTAGGCACTGGATTGCATTGAGAAAGATTAATGGGGTTTGGTTTAACTTGGACAGTGACCTTGACGCCCCTCAACCTTTTCTTGATACACATGAAGTAAGGGAGTTCTTGGATGTTACATTTGCTCATGGAGGAGAGGTTTTGATTGTCTTGAACGAAAAATA TATCAGATTGATT ATGAGGTACAAGTTGGCTTGTTTGTCTCGCTCCGCCATGGATCAGTTCTTTCACAAGATCACCAAAAGCAACGTTAAAAAGGTCAAGGTTCTGGAG AAGG AAACTCCTCATTCCACAATTCCCACCTCTCTAAAGATTCTGCTTCCAAAGTCTCCCCTACAATCCCTCTCAACTTTATATAACATCATCATTGCTCTCTCTCCTAATGCTGCTATCATCAGTCAAACTGGAATAAGCAACAAAATGAGTCACAGTGGCTACATCAATGAAAAAACAGGCTTGTCCTTGAGACAGAATTCCAGCAGGAAATCAACAAGAAATGGACAAGTGAAGAGTTGCATGTTCAGGATTCCTTGGCAGTCTGAGACCTCTCCCGTTGAACTTGTGAAGGATCTTGCAGAAAGAATAACTAATGCTCTACGCTTGATGTCTTCAAGGAGATCTTTACACCGAGGCTCTTCTTCCCTAACAAGATCAAAATCAGCAGGCTCCTCTGTTGATTTTCATAGAACTGCTGCTGTTGAGGACTGCATTGAGTTCATCCACTCTTCTTTTTCAAGATCAAACTCTTCAACCACAGCACCCCGCCAAGATTCTGTACAAGCTCCTTGA